The following are encoded together in the Microterricola viridarii genome:
- a CDS encoding ABC transporter ATP-binding protein, whose product MSVTGVQGEEQSEYSAAESKQIRARSRSLLASLLKPLHAKLWVTAAAIVVSSAAQVAGPAIIAYGIDEGIPALIDQNWYPAAFAGFAYLFTGLIGAVLIASYIRMSARISQAVLIDLRTRVFLHTQRLSLEFHESYTSGRIISRQTSDLDAIRELLDEGLTLLVRGLMYMVFTAVMLLILDAPSGLVLLASLIPLGILTRWFQLRSQTQFRRSRVASAKLIVQFVETMTGIRAVKAFRKEKRNEKDFGVLVEDYRTVNAKVLGLFAVFNPGLALIGNTAVAVTLLWGGFRVVDGSLEVGVLLAAVLYTKRFFDPMEDMAMFYNGYQSASSALEKISGVLEEQPSVPDPVTPVDLWNADGTVRFDRVRFGYTPGRDILPEFTLEIPAGQTIALVGSTGAGKTTLAKLISRFYDPSDGRVTLDGVDLRDLHPKDLRRAIVMVTQEAYLFSGTVADNIAIGKPDATLDEIRAAARAVGAHDFIESLPNGYDSDVNKRGGRVSAGQRQLISFARAFLANPAVLILDEATSSLDIPSERLVQQALQTLLADRTAVIIAHRLSTVSIADRVLVMEHGRIVEDGTPEQLIGGTGRFAQLHAAWRDSLV is encoded by the coding sequence ATGAGCGTCACTGGAGTTCAGGGCGAAGAGCAGAGCGAGTACAGCGCGGCCGAGTCCAAGCAGATCCGTGCCCGCTCGCGGTCCCTGCTGGCTTCGCTGCTCAAACCGCTGCACGCGAAGTTGTGGGTCACGGCCGCCGCCATCGTCGTGTCGTCGGCGGCGCAGGTCGCCGGCCCGGCGATCATCGCCTACGGCATCGACGAGGGCATCCCGGCGCTGATCGACCAGAACTGGTACCCCGCTGCCTTCGCCGGCTTTGCCTACCTGTTCACCGGCCTCATCGGCGCGGTGCTGATCGCCAGCTACATCCGGATGTCGGCCAGGATCAGCCAGGCGGTGCTCATCGACCTGCGCACCCGGGTGTTCCTGCACACGCAGCGGCTGAGCCTGGAGTTCCACGAGTCCTACACCTCTGGCCGGATCATCTCGCGCCAGACCAGCGACCTCGATGCGATCCGCGAACTTCTCGACGAGGGTCTCACGCTGCTCGTGCGTGGGCTCATGTACATGGTGTTCACGGCCGTCATGCTGCTGATCCTGGACGCGCCGTCCGGGCTGGTGCTGCTGGCCTCGCTGATCCCGCTCGGCATCCTCACCCGCTGGTTCCAGCTGCGCTCGCAGACGCAGTTCCGGCGCTCCCGGGTGGCATCCGCCAAGCTCATCGTGCAGTTCGTCGAGACCATGACCGGCATCCGCGCGGTCAAGGCATTCCGCAAGGAGAAGCGCAACGAGAAGGACTTCGGCGTGCTCGTCGAGGACTACCGCACGGTGAACGCCAAGGTGCTCGGCCTGTTCGCGGTATTCAACCCCGGTCTGGCCCTGATCGGCAACACCGCGGTCGCGGTCACGCTCCTCTGGGGTGGGTTCCGCGTGGTCGACGGCAGCCTCGAGGTGGGCGTGCTGCTGGCCGCCGTGCTCTACACCAAGCGATTCTTCGACCCGATGGAGGACATGGCGATGTTCTACAACGGCTACCAGTCGGCCTCCAGCGCGCTGGAGAAGATCTCCGGCGTGCTCGAGGAGCAGCCGAGCGTGCCCGACCCGGTCACGCCCGTCGACCTGTGGAACGCCGACGGAACGGTGCGCTTCGATCGGGTGCGATTCGGCTACACGCCGGGCCGCGACATCCTGCCCGAGTTCACCCTCGAGATCCCGGCCGGTCAGACGATCGCCCTTGTCGGGTCGACCGGCGCGGGCAAGACGACGCTGGCCAAGCTCATCTCGCGCTTCTACGACCCCAGCGATGGCCGGGTCACGCTCGACGGCGTCGACCTGCGCGACCTGCACCCGAAGGACCTGCGTCGGGCCATCGTGATGGTCACCCAGGAGGCCTACCTGTTCTCCGGAACGGTCGCCGACAACATCGCCATCGGCAAGCCTGATGCCACGCTCGATGAGATCAGAGCGGCGGCGCGTGCCGTCGGCGCCCACGACTTCATCGAGTCGCTGCCGAACGGATACGACAGCGACGTGAACAAGCGCGGCGGCCGGGTGAGCGCCGGTCAGCGCCAGCTGATCTCGTTCGCCCGCGCCTTCCTGGCGAACCCGGCGGTGCTGATCCTGGACGAGGCGACCAGCTCGCTCGACATCCCGAGCGAGCGACTGGTGCAGCAGGCGCTGCAGACGCTGCTCGCCGACCGCACCGCGGTGATCATCGCGCACCGGCTCTCGACGGTGTCGATCGCCGACCGGGTGCTGGTGATGGAGCACGGCCGCATCGTGGAGGACGGCACACCGGAGCAGCTGATCGGCGGAACCGGCCGTTTCGCCCAGCTGCACGCCGCCTGGCGGGACTCACTGGTCTAG
- a CDS encoding response regulator — protein MNARVLIVDDHPGFREQARRLLELEAFIVVGDTATAEGGVQLASILTPDLILLDVMLPDAVGFDVVPLLREQGAVVIVLISSHDRSDYGCRIELCGADGFIPKDELSGESLRQFVA, from the coding sequence ATGAACGCACGGGTGCTGATCGTCGACGACCATCCCGGGTTCCGTGAGCAGGCCAGGCGCCTGCTCGAGCTCGAGGCGTTCATCGTTGTGGGGGACACGGCCACCGCTGAGGGTGGTGTGCAATTGGCCTCGATTCTGACCCCTGACCTGATTTTGCTTGACGTAATGCTGCCTGATGCGGTGGGATTCGATGTAGTACCGCTCCTGCGTGAGCAGGGTGCTGTGGTGATCGTGCTCATCTCCAGCCACGACCGGAGTGATTACGGCTGCCGCATCGAACTGTGCGGTGCCGATGGGTTCATTCCGAAAGACGAGCTTTCCGGCGAGTCGCTGCGTCAGTTCGTCGCATGA
- a CDS encoding response regulator transcription factor, whose protein sequence is MVAETVPGVERAPLRVAIADDSLLLRSGIETVLLAHGLDVVASLDSAAGLSELVEDEHLDAVVLDIRMPPTHTDEGLVALEQLRAAGATVGVLMLSMYATPSYAIRAMSVGGGTGYLLKDRIADPSSFVHAIATVAGGGSVVDPEVVAHLVGTPSSSALSTLTPREREVLTLMAQGKSNGGIASGLFLSLKTVETHIGSIMAKLGIDDSPGEHRRVLAVLRLLGP, encoded by the coding sequence GTGGTTGCCGAGACTGTTCCGGGTGTCGAGCGTGCTCCGTTGCGCGTTGCGATCGCCGATGACTCCCTTCTCCTGCGCAGCGGAATTGAGACAGTGCTCCTCGCACACGGCCTCGACGTCGTCGCCTCCTTGGACAGCGCCGCCGGGCTGAGCGAGCTCGTCGAGGACGAGCATCTCGATGCGGTCGTGCTCGACATCCGGATGCCGCCGACGCACACCGACGAGGGCCTGGTCGCCCTCGAGCAGCTGCGCGCGGCCGGCGCCACGGTGGGCGTGCTGATGCTCTCGATGTACGCGACCCCCTCCTACGCGATCCGGGCGATGAGCGTCGGCGGCGGCACCGGCTACCTGCTGAAGGACCGCATCGCCGACCCGTCGTCGTTCGTGCACGCCATCGCGACCGTCGCTGGCGGCGGCTCCGTCGTCGATCCAGAGGTGGTCGCCCACCTGGTCGGCACGCCCAGTTCCAGCGCGCTCAGCACGCTGACCCCGCGCGAGCGCGAGGTGCTGACGCTGATGGCGCAGGGAAAGTCCAACGGCGGCATCGCCTCCGGGCTGTTCCTCAGCCTGAAGACCGTTGAGACGCACATCGGCAGCATCATGGCCAAACTCGGCATCGACGACTCACCGGGTGAGCACCGCAGGGTGCTCGCCGTGCTCAGGCTGCTCGGGCCGTGA